AATTGCTGGCTGACCGCGATGGTGGACAGCAATACCATCATCAGGATCGCGATGATGTCCTGTACGATGAGCGCCCCGACAACATTTCCGGCAAATTTCTGTGCTTTTACCCCGAGTTCATCGAAGGTTTTCAGGATAATCGTAGTGGAGGAAATGGACAGGATGACCCCGAGGAAAATACAATCCATCGTTTCCCAACCCATCAACTTCCCGACGCCGTAACCGATGATAAGCATCGAGACAATCTGCACGCTCGCTGTCACCGACGCTGTGCCGCCCACTTTCATGAGCTTCTTAAAACTGAATTCCAGTCCGAGGCTGAACAACAGAAAAATCACGCCAATCTGCGCCCAGACTTCCACGCTCTTGATGTCTTTCACCGACGGAAAAAAATCAAAGTGGTTGCCGGCCAGAAAACCCGCAATCAGGTACCCCAGTACCAGCGGCTGCTTGATCTTACGAAACAGGATGACCGCAACACCCGCAGTCATCAGGATCAGGCCGAGGTCGCTGATCAAGGGATAAAGGTGCGTGTTTGTAGCGGCTGCTATTATCATATCAAGACGTTTAAAATCAAATACCCAGGTAATTCGACGGACTGATTGCCAGCAATTCCTGCTTGACCGCGTCACTGACCTCCAGTGTTGCGATAAATTCATGAATGGCTTTTTTATCGATGGTCGTGTGGGTTCGGGTGAGGCCTTTCAAGGCTTCGTAAGGGTTCGGATAGCCTTCGCGACGTAAGATGGTCTGGATGGCTTCCGCGACGACGGCCCAGTTTTTTTCGAGGTCTTCTGCAAATTTATCGGCGTTGAGCAACAGTTTGTTAAGGCCTTTCATCGTGGCTTCAAACCCGATCAGCGTGTGTCCTATCGGCACGCCGATGTTTCTTAAAACGGTACTGTCGGTCAGGTCGCGCTGCAGCCTTGATACGGGAAGCTTGGCCGACAAATGCTCAAAAATAGCATTGGCAATGCCTAAATTCCCTTCGGAATTCTCAAAATCAATCGGGTTCACCTTATGCGGCATCGCCGAGGAACCGATTTCACCAGCCTTTATTTTCTGCTTGAAATAATCCATCGACACATAAGTCCAGATGTCGCGGTCGAGGTCAATCAGGATGGTATTGATTCTTTTCAAGGCATCGAAAAAAGCCGCGAAATGGTCGTAGTGCTCGATCTGAGTCGTAGGGAACGAATGCTGCAATCCGAGCGCGCCTTCCACAAACTGGTTCCCGAAATGTTTCCAGTCGATTGCCGGATATGCCACGTGGTGCGCGTTGAAGTTTCCTGTGGCACCGCCAAATTTGGCTGCAAACGGCACGTTGAACAGCAACCGCAATTGCTCCTCAAGCCTCTCGACAAAAACGCCAATTTCCTTACCCAGTCGGGTCGGGGAAGCCGGCTGCCCGTGCGTGCGTGCCAGCATGGCCACGTCTTTCCACTCGATGCTGAGCTCTTTTAACTTGTTGATAAGCCCAATCAGCGACTTGAGATACACTTCTTCGAATGCCTCTTTCGTCGAAAGCGGGATCGCCGTGTTATTGATGTCCTGTGAGGTGAGTCCGAAATGTATAAATTCCTTATATTTCGCCAAACCCAATCCATCAAATTTGTCCTTGATGAAATATTCGACCGCTTTCACATCGTGGTTCGTGGTCTTTTCGGTTTCCTTGATCCACAAGGCATCGTCGGTATTAAATTCGGTGTAAATGTCGCGAAGCTTGTCAAATACGCCTTTATCTACGCCCTCAAGTTGAGGCAAGGGGAGGTCGCAAAGCGCAATAAAGTATTCGATTTCGACCAGAACCCGATAACGGATCAGGGCTTCTTCGGAAAAATATCTGGACAAGGAAATCGTTTTGCTGCGGTATCTTCCATCGATTGGCGAAATGGCGTTTAGCGCGGTAAGGTCTTGCATTGTGTGTTGTTTTTGCGTTAAAAGCAAATATAACCCTTCGGTTTCAAACGCGAAAGGAATCGAAATCATTAAATGGTATTTTTTTGATAAAAATCAGAAGCTGCTTCCCGCTCTCCGCTGTATCTTTTTCTTTTTAAAGAAAAAAGAAAAAGGATGCCGCTGCGATCGGGGCTAGGGCATGTTTCTCAGGTTAACGTACAATTTTAGATTGCAGGATGGCCATCCCTTCCGAACCACCAAGCCCGATAATCTCCAAAGGGTTTCTCAGGTTGGGGATGTACGCCGGCTTCGGGTCGATATAATACAACGGGACGTGCCGTTGCGTAAAATCAATCAGTCCCGCTGCGGGGTACACCTGCAGCGACGTCCCGATTACGACGAAAATATCCGCTTCGGACGCGAGTCGTGCCGCTTCTTCCAGCGCCGGTACAGCCTCGCCGAACCACACGATGTGTGGCCGCAATTGATGACCGTTCTCGTCAAGGTGACTCAAATGCAGATCGTGTTCCCAGTGCAAAATATGGTTTTGATTCGCGGTACTGCGCACTTTAAACAATTCGCCGTGCAAATGCAGTACGTTCGAACTTCCGGCACGCTCATGAAGATTGTCCACATTCTGCGTGATGATATTGACCTCAAAATGACTTTCGAGTTCCGCTAAAATAAGGTGGCCCCTGTTGGGTTCGACTTCGTGCAATTGCCGCCTGCGCTGGTTGTAAAAATCAAGTACGAGTTTCGGGTTTTTCCTGAAACCTTCGGGAGTGGCCACTTCCATGACGTCATGGCCTTCCCACAATCCATCGCTGTCGCGGAACGTTTTGATCCCGCTTTCGGCACTGATTCCGGCACCACTCAATACCACCAGTTTTTTCTTTTCCATATCAAGAATCTAAGCTTTATAAAACTACGCTTTTTATTACTTTTGGCAAAAAATAGTTATGGCCGACCTCGCTTATCTGGAGTATCTGGAAGGATTCCTGACCGACAACCGCAAGGAAAAGTTCCTCAAGATCCTCGCTAACCGTACGAACCATTTTACGATTGCGATCGAAGATGTGTACCAACTGCACAACACCAGCGCCGTGATGCGGAGCTGTGAGGTTTTCGGGATTCAGAACCTGCATGTCATTGAAGAAAAGTATGGCAAGCGTGTCGATAAGCAGATTGCACTGGGCGCACAAAAATGGGTTGACATCAGCCGGCATGAAAGCGTGGGGGAGTGCCTCGCTAAAGTCAAATCGCAGGGCTATAAAATCATTGCCACCACGCCACACGAGGACGATTGCCTGATGGATGATTTTGACATTACGCAGAAAAGCGCGCTGTTTTTCGGTACGGAAATCCACGGACTTTCAGAAGAAGTGTTGCGCCAGGCAGACGGATTCCTGAAAATCCCTATGGTTGGATTTACTGAAAGCCTGAATATATCTGTATCTGCGGCGATCATTATCCAGAACATCACGGAAAGGCTCCGCAAGTCAACTGTGGACTGGCAGCTTTCTGCGGAAGAGTTGCTGGAAAAGCGCATCGACTGGTCACGCAACTCCATCAAGGATATTAAAAGGATTGAGGCACGCTATTTCGGGAGCCTTGATCAAGGCTAAACGTCAGCACCGTAAGTCGTGCAAAAGGGGCGTTACTTTTTCTTCAGGATCTTATATTCTTCATAACACGCACTGATGGCGTCCATGATCTGCAGGTCATTTGCGGTCTTAATGAACTGCTCCGAGTAATTGCAGCGCGACATAATCTCGCCGATTTCTTCTTTGGTTACGCCAAGCAGTACGGCAATCATTTCGCGATCGAATTTCTCCTCAAGTGCATTCCGCACCGCATCGTCTTTCTTCATTTCCTTGAGTCGCCGCAGCTCTGTCGGCTTTTTTCCGAAGAAATTGTAAAGCATGTCTGCCGGATTGAATATGGAACCCAGTACCCGCCCAAAAGCATTGGGAGAATACGCATCGCCCGCTTCATAACCTGCCGGAAGGCCTGAAATGCTGTAGCGGTAATTTTCTTTTATCGGAATCAGTTTGGCATCGATTTCAAGGTAGCCCGTAAGGTTGTATGGGCGCACGATGACTTCTTCGAGTGCATAGGCTTTCTCTGTCAGGTGGATCGTTGTGGTCTTGTTTTTGATCCAGTCGTTGGTTACGCGCACCTTAATCGATTTGTAACCGAGGAATGAAATGTGCAGCGTATCGCTGGCGGTGACTGCGATCTGGAAATTTCCCTTATCATCCGAGACCGTTCCCCTGACCTTGTTGATGTTGATGATGTTGACATTGGGCATGGGAAGCAGTGTGTTGTCGTTAATAACGGTACCGCTGACGACCTGCCCCTCCTGTTTTTCCTGTGCGGAAACAACAGCGGAAAAGAGCATAAAAAAGAAAACTGCAAAATATCTCATACCGGTTTTAAGCGGTTTAAAAGTAATAAAACTCCTAAGATATTTTGCAGTCTCCATATAAATTATGGCAAAATTAACACAATGGCTTAGCCTTTGCGCGGACGCTTCGGCCTCGACTGGTCGCTGAAGCTTTCAGAACGCCTTGGCGCCCTTTCCGAGGTGAATTTCCCCTCGCGTCTTGGCGTCTCCGGACGGCTGAACCTGGTTTCGCTGCTGCCGGCCCTTTCTGACGAGAATCGTGACGGTTTGTCGCTTTTGAAACCGCCGCCAAAGCTCTTGCTGCCGCGATCACCGCCGAAACTTCTTCCGCCGCGTTCTGCGCCGAATCCGCCGCTTCTTCCGTTGTGGTCCCTGCGTCCGCCGCCGTCATTTTTGGAAATTTCGACATTGATTCGTCGTCCGCCCAGCGTTACGTTATTGAGGATTTCCATTACCTTGTCGGTGTGTTCCGGATCGGTGTTAAAGAAAGAAAATCCTTCCTTGACGTCCACTTTATATACATCGTCGCGGCCCAGATCCAATGTCTCCTTAAGGAAATCCTTCAACTGCATCCAGTCGAAATCATCCCTGGAACCGATATTTACGAAATAACGCACGGCGCCGCCCGAGTTTTCACGCGGTTCACGATCGTCACGTTTTCCGGCAGACTGCGCTGAAAGGTCGCGCGTCTTCTTATAGTAATTGATAAATCGGTTGAATTCGACCGACACCATTTTCTTGATCAGCTCTTCTTTAGAAAGGCCTTCCAATACGTTGTTGATGGCCGGAAGGTAGTTGTCAATCTCGTGGTCCACTTCGGTATCCTTAATCTTGTTGGCCAGGTGCAACAGCTGGATTTCACAGATTTCAATTCCCGATGGGATTGTCTTCTCCTCAAATTTCTGCTTGATGATTTTTTCAATGGCAGAAATCTTGCGCAATTCACTTTTCGTTACAATGACTATCGAGGTGCCTAATTTCCCTGCACGTCCTGTACGGCCCGAACGGTGGTTGTAGGTTTCGATTTCGTCAGGAAGCTGGTAATTTACCACGTGCGTCACATTGTCTACGTCGATACCACGCGCGGCAACATCCGTCGCTACGAGCATCTGGATTTGCCTACCACGGAATGACTTCATTACCGAGTCACGCTGGGCCTGAGACAAATCGCCGTGTAATGCGGCTGCGTTGTAACCGTCCTCGATTAATTTCTCTGCCACCTGCTGCGTGTCCCTTTTGGTGCGACAGAAAACCACGGAAAAGATATCCGGATTGGCATCGGCCAGGCGTTTCAAGGCTTCGTAACGGTCACGCGCGTTGACGAGGTAAAACTCGTGCGATACTGTAGCGGAACCTGAATTCTTCGTCCCGACAGTAATTTCAATCGGATTTTCCATGAATTTCTTGGCGATGCGCGCCACTTCGGCAGGCATGGTCGCTGAGAAAAGCCAGGTGCTTTTTTCGTCAGGCGTGTCGGATAATATGGAAACGATGTCTTCATAGAAGCCCATATTGAGCATTTCGTCCGCTTCGTCCAAAACGCAGTAATCAATTTGGGTAATGTTGACCAATCCGCGGTTGATCATGTCCTGCATCCTTCCCGGAGTCGCGACGATAATCTGCGCGCCGCGCTTGATTTCGCGCGCCTGTTCCGTAATGCTGGCACCGCCGTAGATGGCTACGACATTGATTCCTTTTTCGTACTTCGAGTAATTCTTGATCTCGTTAGTGATCTGCAAACAAAGTTCGCGGGTAGGTGATAAGATTAACGCCTGTGTATTTCTGTTGTCAGCGTCGATCTTGTGGATCAGTGGAAAGCCAAAAGCTGCGGTTTTCCCTGTCCCTGTCTGGGCTAACGCAACTAAATCAGTGTCTTGTTCCAATAGCATTGGAATCGCTTTTTCCTGCACTTCGGTCGGATTCTCAAATCCCAGATCGATAATCGCACGGTTCAGCGACTCTTTCAATCCTAATTGTTCAAATTTATTCATAAGGTATTTTAAAATATTTTGCAAAAGTAGTGCTAATATTCCGCAATAACTAATGGCTGGTAGTTTATTGTTGATTTATTAATTATTGAAAATCAATTACATACACGTGGAGCGGCCCTGCAGGCGGTTAGTTTTGCGATCGGAGAGGAGAAAAAACCGCCTGATGTAAACGGTTTCAGTTCAAAAGTTTAGGGTTTTGAGTTGTCATTCAGGAAGGAGACCAATTGTTTTACGGCAATACCGCGGTGGCTGATCGCTGCTTTTTCTTCCATAGAGAATTCGGCGAGGTTCCGATCATAACCTTCCGGCTGGAAGATCGGATCATAGCCAAAACCTTTCGTTCCGCGCATTTCATCAGTGATTTTACCTTTAAGGATTCCTGAGAATAAATGCTTTTCACCATTTAGATTTAAGGCCAATACGGTTTTGAACTGGGCACTGCGGTTGGTTTCTTCTGATAAAGCTTCGAGAAGTTTGTGCATATTATCCATTGCATTTTTCTGCTCACCTGCATACCGTGCGGAATACACGCCGGGGGCACCGCCAAGCGCATCGACTTCGAGTCCGGAATCATCCGCGAAGCAATCGTAACCGTATTTTTGGCTGACATAATCGGCTTTGAGGACGGCATTGCCTTCGATGGTGTCGGCGGTTTCGGGAATCTCTTCGTGGCAGCCGATGTCTTCGAGGCTCAAAACGGTGATGCCGTCGGGAAGCATGTTTTGTATTTCGGCAATTTTATTCTTATTGGAAGAGGCAAAGACGAGTTGCATGCGTTTTTTTTCCAAAGATAATGAAAATCCCAATCCGGACGCGGTACTGCGCCAGCGATCGCAGCCGGCTACCGTGTAGCGCGGAGAGCGCGGCCCGGAGGGGGCGCCATAATCATATCTTTTCGGCGGCATATGAATCGGGATGCGCAGACTTTAACGATGAATTGTTAGCTTTGCCTAGATGAGACCAATGAAACTTTTGCCAAATTTAATTTTGCTGCTTGCACTGACCCTCGTGGAAGCGCGCGCGCAGTCACTCAAGGTGATTGTGAAAAATCCGCTTGGTTTTGAGCGAAACGACGTTACGGCCATCACACGCGACCAGCTCGGGTTCTGGCTTAAAAAGCACGATAAAAAGAATTTCCGCATCAAGATGGAGGGCACCGAAGCCTACCTGCCCATACAATGGACCGATTACGATGGGGATGGGAAATACGACGCCGTGTTGTTCCAGGCCAATGTGCCGGCGAATGCCACCGTCAATTATTTCATCGTCTCCGACAGCCTTAAAAACAAATCCCAGTCTCAGCGCGTGGCCTATGGAAAGTTCTCGCCGGAACGTGGTGAAGGCCTCGCATGGGAGAATGACAGGGTGGCTTTTTGTTTGTATGGCAGTGGCGGAAAAAAAAGCGCTAAAGACGCGTCAGCGTTTCCGGGAGGCGTCAATCCGTGGTTCAAGAAAGTTGCGTATGCCGTGATTGACAGCTGGTTTGCAAAAAGCAAAAAACAGCCCGGGTATTACAGGCAAGACCATGGCGAAGGGTATGATGGCTACCTATTGGGAGCCGGCATGGGCGCAGGTGGCAGTGGACTTTGGGTCAAAGACAGCCTCCACCTGCCGGGCGGATTCAGCAGCTACCGGATTCTGGAGAACGGGCCTTTGCGTGTCAAATTAGAAGTGAAATATGCGAGGTGGAGCCGGTTTTGGGTCGAAGAAACTAAAATCATTTCGCTCGATATGGGTTCGAATTTTTCAAAATTTGAAGTGTATTTTACGGCCAATACCAAAGCTCCTGGATATTCCTTGGGCATCAGCCTGCACGACAATAAAGGCAAAACGAGGCTTGAAAAGGAAGTAGGCTGGGCCCGGTATTGGGAAGCTGTCGGCGATTCGTGGCTGGGCGAGGCGCTTATCATGGAGCCCAGGTACATTGACGATATACTGACCCATGTCGACGCGCAACCCGATCGCAGCCACCTGCTCCTGGTCACCAAACCGCGCGACCAAATCACCTACTACACAGGTTTTACATGGCTTAAAAGCGGACAGGTGCGCCACGTCGAAGATTGGGATGTCCTGATCCAACAGCAAATCCTCAAACTCAACAATCCTTTAGAAGTGAGTGTGTTGTCAAATTAAATCAAATAGCGATGACTTTTAACATTATCAATACGCCGCGGTTGGCGCTCCGCGAGCTGAACCCTGCCGTTTTTCAATACGTGCATACGCAGTACGCGGATGATGCGCTGATGGCCTTCCTTGGTGTGGATTCTGAAGAAAAGCTTGCTGCGGAAAAAAATAAGTTCGTGAACGGCATGTGGACCTACAACAAGACATTCCGCTACTTCCAGATTTTACAGCATGACCAGATTATTGGCTGGTGCGGGTTCCATACATGGTGGACCGATCACGCGCGGGCCGAGCTGGGGTACGGTCTCTTCAGGGAAGAGTTCAGGCAGCAAGGCCTGATGACTGAAGCGCTGCGGTATATTATCCCTTACGGATTTGAAGTTATGGGACTGCACCGCATTGAGGCGCTGACTGCCACGCATAATGTGGCGTCGCAGCGGCTTTTAGCAAAATTCGGTTTTGTCACGGAAGGATTGCTTCGCGAACATTATCTTACCGACGGCAAATTTGAGGACTCGGTTCTATATGCCCTGATCAGAAAATAACGGTCAGCCTTGAGGATAAGACGGTGCAGCATGCCTGAAAAGGCAGGGGATTACAAGATTTCCTCTACGTGTTTTTTAATGTTTTCCGAAATCTTTTTCATCGGCAGGTCGTTTTCATCTGTTCCGAAAGGATCTTCGATCTCCTCCGCAATCAACTCTAGGCTTGCCAGAACATAAAATATGAAAACCACAACCGGGGCTACATAGAATCCGAGATCGAACGAATAGCCGAAAGGCAGCGACATGACATAAAAGAAAATAAATTTCTTGATGAAGGCGCTGTAAGAATAGGGGATGGGCGTGTTTTTGATGCGTTCGCAGGCGCCGCAGATGTCGGTGAACGACTGTAATTCGGCGTTGATGACGATGAGCTGCTCTCCGGAAATTCTTTTTTCGGCATACATCTCGTTGGCTTTCCTGAACAGCAGTGAGGCCACCTGGTTTGGTTTGTGTTTGTGCCGTTCAATCGTAATATCGTCAAAAAGTTCCTGGCTGATTTCCTCGTTGGTCAGGTGCTCCTGGAGTATGAAAGCGTAGGCAGGGATCATTTTCCTGAAAAAAGACCTGTCGTCGGCGTCACCGGACATCGCCGCGATTTTCAGTGCGAGATTACGGCTGTTGTTCACGAGTGCACCCCACATTTTTCGGCCTTCCCACCAACGGTCGTAAGCCGTGTTGGTGCGAAATACGAGCAGCAACGAAATGACAAAACCCAACATCCCATGCATGATTGTGATCTTTCGGATGTAATTTTTTTCGGAAAGATGGAAATATTCCACTTCGAGGTACCCTAAAAGCGCGGCATAGGCACCTATGGCGAGCATAATGGGCAATAATTTACGGAACGTATCGGCCTTGTGAAATCGGAAAATGAAAGTAAACCACTCCTTGGTATTGTAAGAAATCATGTCGGTTTTTCAGTAAATGTAGGCTAAAATTTCAAATTTCCGGCAAGTTCCTTGAGCGCCACCTCTGATAATTTTGCCTGGAACTGTGCTTCGCTGTTGCGTGTCTGTGCGGTGACGTAATTGAGTTGTGCTGTGCGGAATTCGATTGTAGGGATGGTGCCGATGCGGAACTTTTCCATAGTGATGTCAAGGTTCTGGCGGGCAATTTCTTCATTTTTCTGCTCGAGTTCCGCCAATTGCAGATTGGTAAGATAGGTTTGATACGCCGAAGCCAGTTGCGATTTAACGTTGTCGGTTTGCTGTTCGATAAGGAGCTGTGAATTGGCTACCTGCAGCCGCGCGACTTTTTCGTTCCGCCTTTGGTTAAAGCCGTCGAATAAATTCAGCGAAGCCGTAAACCCATATGTCAGTCCGTTTGCTGACGACTGCGTGGTAAATCCAAGGCTGGACTCCGTCCTCCCAAAATTATAGCCCGTATTGATACCAATTGTCGGATAGCGGCCTGCCCTGACCTGCCTGAGCTGCAGCTCGGCGACGCGCTTGTTGATGATCTGTGCTTCAAGTTGCGGATTTTGTTTCTGGGCGAGGTTGATCAGCGCATCGAGTTGCAGGCTTTTGTCCAGTTCGATGGCGTCTACCACCGAAAAATCAATTTGCGGATCACGTGCCATGAGCTGGTTCAATGCGATTTTCGTATTGGCATACAACTCCTTCTGTCTTAGCAGATTCGTGGTGTCCGTATTTAAATCCACCTGGGCGTTCAGGACCTCAAGTTTCGAGGCTTTCCCAATCGTATAGCGGTTGTTTGCCAATTCCAGCCGTTGTTTTGAAATGACTATCGTCGTATCGAGTGCGGCGAGTTGCTGTTGCTGCTGCGCGACCGTATAGTATGTCTGCATGACATCACTGATGCGCGTCAGTATGGCCATTCTTACCTCGGCTTCACCCAATTTCTGCAATTCTTTGAGTTGGTCGTAGCGGGCAAACATCCGAAACCCGTCAAAAACGGTCCAGTTCAGTCCAACGCCATAATTCAGGCTGTTGTTTTTCGCGTTATCCAGTTCGTTTACGGTTCCATCGGAACGCGTTTGTTTGCTGTTCTGAATGCCATTGTTGTCGACGACATTGGCTGTCACCGTGGGAAGCATCCCCGCGTTTCCCAGGCTCACATTGGTTTTGTCGATGGTCAGCTCATTTGTTGCAATCCGGATATCATAATTGTTTTCCAAGGCGGTTTTCACGGCCTCTTCGATGGTCAGGACAGTCTGTGCGCCGGCATTCATCCATCCGATGCAGCATAGTAGGGCGGCAAAATATAAATTCCTATTTTTCATGCCTGGCTTCTTTTTCATATTCGTCAATGTGGTCAAATTCGGGATGGTGTTTGGGTGCGCGCGACCACATCATGTACATGGCCGGGATGACAAACAGCGTAAGCACGAGCGAAAATATCGTGCCGCCTACAATGACGACGCCCATCCCGATACGGCTGGTGGCGGCCGCACCGAGCGACAGCGCAATGGGCAATGCACCTAATGAAATGGCGAGGCTCGTCATCAGGATGGGCCTGAGGCGCGCCTCGGAGGCTTCAATGATTGCTTCGAATTTTGGCTTGCCCTGTTCGCGCAACTGATTTGCAAATTCTACGATGAGTATGCCGTTTTTGGTAACCAGCCCGATGAGCATCACCGTTCCGATCTGGCTGAAAATGTTCCAGGTCTGCCCAAAAAGCCAAAGCGAAAATAGCGCCCCTGCCACCGCCATCGGTACGGTAAGGATGATGATCAGCGGATCGATAAAACTCTCAAATTGCGCCGCAAGGATCAGGAAGATCAGCAGTACCGCAAGGCCGAACGCTTTTGAGGTATTGGAACTGCTTTCCACGAAATCGCGGGACTCCCCACCGAGGTCGGTCGTAAAGGTAT
The nucleotide sequence above comes from Flavobacterium magnum. Encoded proteins:
- the purB gene encoding adenylosuccinate lyase, which codes for MQDLTALNAISPIDGRYRSKTISLSRYFSEEALIRYRVLVEIEYFIALCDLPLPQLEGVDKGVFDKLRDIYTEFNTDDALWIKETEKTTNHDVKAVEYFIKDKFDGLGLAKYKEFIHFGLTSQDINNTAIPLSTKEAFEEVYLKSLIGLINKLKELSIEWKDVAMLARTHGQPASPTRLGKEIGVFVERLEEQLRLLFNVPFAAKFGGATGNFNAHHVAYPAIDWKHFGNQFVEGALGLQHSFPTTQIEHYDHFAAFFDALKRINTILIDLDRDIWTYVSMDYFKQKIKAGEIGSSAMPHKVNPIDFENSEGNLGIANAIFEHLSAKLPVSRLQRDLTDSTVLRNIGVPIGHTLIGFEATMKGLNKLLLNADKFAEDLEKNWAVVAEAIQTILRREGYPNPYEALKGLTRTHTTIDKKAIHEFIATLEVSDAVKQELLAISPSNYLGI
- a CDS encoding SIR2 family NAD-dependent protein deacylase, yielding MEKKKLVVLSGAGISAESGIKTFRDSDGLWEGHDVMEVATPEGFRKNPKLVLDFYNQRRRQLHEVEPNRGHLILAELESHFEVNIITQNVDNLHERAGSSNVLHLHGELFKVRSTANQNHILHWEHDLHLSHLDENGHQLRPHIVWFGEAVPALEEAARLASEADIFVVIGTSLQVYPAAGLIDFTQRHVPLYYIDPKPAYIPNLRNPLEIIGLGGSEGMAILQSKIVR
- a CDS encoding TrmH family RNA methyltransferase, coding for MADLAYLEYLEGFLTDNRKEKFLKILANRTNHFTIAIEDVYQLHNTSAVMRSCEVFGIQNLHVIEEKYGKRVDKQIALGAQKWVDISRHESVGECLAKVKSQGYKIIATTPHEDDCLMDDFDITQKSALFFGTEIHGLSEEVLRQADGFLKIPMVGFTESLNISVSAAIIIQNITERLRKSTVDWQLSAEELLEKRIDWSRNSIKDIKRIEARYFGSLDQG
- a CDS encoding carboxypeptidase-like regulatory domain-containing protein; this translates as MRYFAVFFFMLFSAVVSAQEKQEGQVVSGTVINDNTLLPMPNVNIININKVRGTVSDDKGNFQIAVTASDTLHISFLGYKSIKVRVTNDWIKNKTTTIHLTEKAYALEEVIVRPYNLTGYLEIDAKLIPIKENYRYSISGLPAGYEAGDAYSPNAFGRVLGSIFNPADMLYNFFGKKPTELRRLKEMKKDDAVRNALEEKFDREMIAVLLGVTKEEIGEIMSRCNYSEQFIKTANDLQIMDAISACYEEYKILKKK
- a CDS encoding DEAD/DEAH box helicase, whose translation is MNKFEQLGLKESLNRAIIDLGFENPTEVQEKAIPMLLEQDTDLVALAQTGTGKTAAFGFPLIHKIDADNRNTQALILSPTRELCLQITNEIKNYSKYEKGINVVAIYGGASITEQAREIKRGAQIIVATPGRMQDMINRGLVNITQIDYCVLDEADEMLNMGFYEDIVSILSDTPDEKSTWLFSATMPAEVARIAKKFMENPIEITVGTKNSGSATVSHEFYLVNARDRYEALKRLADANPDIFSVVFCRTKRDTQQVAEKLIEDGYNAAALHGDLSQAQRDSVMKSFRGRQIQMLVATDVAARGIDVDNVTHVVNYQLPDEIETYNHRSGRTGRAGKLGTSIVIVTKSELRKISAIEKIIKQKFEEKTIPSGIEICEIQLLHLANKIKDTEVDHEIDNYLPAINNVLEGLSKEELIKKMVSVEFNRFINYYKKTRDLSAQSAGKRDDREPRENSGGAVRYFVNIGSRDDFDWMQLKDFLKETLDLGRDDVYKVDVKEGFSFFNTDPEHTDKVMEILNNVTLGGRRINVEISKNDGGGRRDHNGRSGGFGAERGGRSFGGDRGSKSFGGGFKSDKPSRFSSERAGSSETRFSRPETPRREGKFTSERAPRRSESFSDQSRPKRPRKG
- a CDS encoding non-canonical purine NTP diphosphatase codes for the protein MQLVFASSNKNKIAEIQNMLPDGITVLSLEDIGCHEEIPETADTIEGNAVLKADYVSQKYGYDCFADDSGLEVDALGGAPGVYSARYAGEQKNAMDNMHKLLEALSEETNRSAQFKTVLALNLNGEKHLFSGILKGKITDEMRGTKGFGYDPIFQPEGYDRNLAEFSMEEKAAISHRGIAVKQLVSFLNDNSKP
- a CDS encoding DUF4861 family protein, whose translation is MPNLILLLALTLVEARAQSLKVIVKNPLGFERNDVTAITRDQLGFWLKKHDKKNFRIKMEGTEAYLPIQWTDYDGDGKYDAVLFQANVPANATVNYFIVSDSLKNKSQSQRVAYGKFSPERGEGLAWENDRVAFCLYGSGGKKSAKDASAFPGGVNPWFKKVAYAVIDSWFAKSKKQPGYYRQDHGEGYDGYLLGAGMGAGGSGLWVKDSLHLPGGFSSYRILENGPLRVKLEVKYARWSRFWVEETKIISLDMGSNFSKFEVYFTANTKAPGYSLGISLHDNKGKTRLEKEVGWARYWEAVGDSWLGEALIMEPRYIDDILTHVDAQPDRSHLLLVTKPRDQITYYTGFTWLKSGQVRHVEDWDVLIQQQILKLNNPLEVSVLSN
- a CDS encoding GNAT family N-acetyltransferase — protein: MTFNIINTPRLALRELNPAVFQYVHTQYADDALMAFLGVDSEEKLAAEKNKFVNGMWTYNKTFRYFQILQHDQIIGWCGFHTWWTDHARAELGYGLFREEFRQQGLMTEALRYIIPYGFEVMGLHRIEALTATHNVASQRLLAKFGFVTEGLLREHYLTDGKFEDSVLYALIRK
- a CDS encoding bestrophin family protein, which produces MISYNTKEWFTFIFRFHKADTFRKLLPIMLAIGAYAALLGYLEVEYFHLSEKNYIRKITIMHGMLGFVISLLLVFRTNTAYDRWWEGRKMWGALVNNSRNLALKIAAMSGDADDRSFFRKMIPAYAFILQEHLTNEEISQELFDDITIERHKHKPNQVASLLFRKANEMYAEKRISGEQLIVINAELQSFTDICGACERIKNTPIPYSYSAFIKKFIFFYVMSLPFGYSFDLGFYVAPVVVFIFYVLASLELIAEEIEDPFGTDENDLPMKKISENIKKHVEEIL
- a CDS encoding TolC family protein — encoded protein: MKNRNLYFAALLCCIGWMNAGAQTVLTIEEAVKTALENNYDIRIATNELTIDKTNVSLGNAGMLPTVTANVVDNNGIQNSKQTRSDGTVNELDNAKNNSLNYGVGLNWTVFDGFRMFARYDQLKELQKLGEAEVRMAILTRISDVMQTYYTVAQQQQQLAALDTTIVISKQRLELANNRYTIGKASKLEVLNAQVDLNTDTTNLLRQKELYANTKIALNQLMARDPQIDFSVVDAIELDKSLQLDALINLAQKQNPQLEAQIINKRVAELQLRQVRAGRYPTIGINTGYNFGRTESSLGFTTQSSANGLTYGFTASLNLFDGFNQRRNEKVARLQVANSQLLIEQQTDNVKSQLASAYQTYLTNLQLAELEQKNEEIARQNLDITMEKFRIGTIPTIEFRTAQLNYVTAQTRNSEAQFQAKLSEVALKELAGNLKF